From the genome of Pseudopipra pipra isolate bDixPip1 chromosome 13, bDixPip1.hap1, whole genome shotgun sequence:
TTTTCATCCTCGGCCTGATCACAAACTGTGCCTCCCTCTTCGTCTTCTGCTTCCGCATGAGGATGAGGAGCGAGACCGCCATCTTCATGACCAACCTGGCGGTGTCCGACCTGCTCTTCGTGTTCACCTTGCCCTTTAAAATCTTCTACAACTTCAACAGGCACTGGCCCTTTGGAGACAGCCTGTGCAAGATTTCTGGCACGGCCTTTCTCACCAACATCTACGGGAGCATGTTGTTCCTCACCTGCATCAGCGTCGACCGGTTCCTCGCCATCGTGTACCCGTTCCGCTCCCGCACCATCAGGACCAGGAGGAACTCTGCCATAGTCTGTGCTGGGGTCTGGATTCTGGTCCTCAGTGGTGGGATTTCAGCTTCACTCTTCTCCACCACCAATGTTTCCAACACCAGCACGACCTGTTTCGAGGGTTTCTCCAAACGTATCTGGAAAACCTACCTGTCCAAGATCACCATATTTATTGAGGTGGTGGGGTTCATCATTCCCTTGCTCCTCAACCTCACGTGCTCCTCGTTAGTTCTCCGGACTCTGCGGAAACCCGCCACCTTGTCCCAGATTGGGACAAACAAAGAGAAAGTACTGAAGATGATCGTTGTGCACGTGGCCATTTTTGTCGTGTGCTTCGTGCCCTACAACTCCATCCTGTTCCTCTACGCCCTGGTCCGGTCCCAGGCCATCGCCAACTGCTCCCTGGAGAGGTTTGCACGGACCATGTACCCCATCACCTTGTGCATCGCAACCCTGAACTGCTGCTTCGACCCCTTCATCTACTACTTCACATCAGAGTCCTTCCAGAAGTCGTTCAACATAAAAACCCAGATCAAAATGGATTCTCTTTTCAAGACAGAGACGCCTCTGACAAAGACGGCGCTGCCGGCGCCGCAGGACGAGCTGAGTGACCAGGCCATCACCAACGGGGGAGACCCCACGTCTGAATCCCATTTCTAGAGAGATGTTTACACATGGAGTTATCCCCCGTTAGCTCTTGGTTGACACCCCGTGTGGGAGAGCTGCTCCACAACACGTGGGTTCACACGTGGTGTCGGTGAAGAAAAGCTGCTGGGGGACGACTGCACCCCCAGACAAACCCTCACCCAGGGATGGGCCCGTCGGACTCGACGGCTGAACACGAAACACAAAAATCCCAATGGATCTCCCTCTGGAGATCCTGGATAGGCAACAACACGTGCACCAACCAAGGAGGAAACAGAACGACTTGAATCCCCAAATGCCAACATTTGGCATTCTTCCCCCGGCAGTTGACATGGGACCAGTTGGGAAATAGAAAACTTCATTTTCCTGGAGATTCCTGCCAATATTTCCTGGCTTCTGGAGATGCATCATCGTATGTTAACTCAGTAACTTCACACAATATGTATGTTTGCTTAAAAAGGCATAATAAAAGCTTGTGGCTTTTCCTTATTCCACTGCAAGAGTGTGCAGCCTGGTTTTCCTAGAGACAGGAATTTACTGTGTGGAGAAGTTTGAAGTGTAAATAACTGTTTTGAAAGTAGACAAAAGAGTTGCTTGgtgacagaagagaaaaataataagagAAAACATAATTAATAATGCAGTGTTGAAATAAGTTTCATTTTCGCAAGATTAAGCtgccttttaatttattttaaatttaaatgccACCtcaagggagaaggaaagagtgAAAAGTTCTGTTGCACCCGGGGTCTTGTATTCCAGGGGATTATATATGATTATttctgggaagggctgggctaTACAAAGTCAGCTGGAAAAGGGCCTGAACCCCCAGAATTCTTCCAAGGGCAAAGCTCTTGTGTGGAAACCAAGAGCAGCTGAAGGACCACGGAGCAGTGACCTCACTGGATTATGGACAACTGGTGTCAGAGCAGCCAATTAGGAGAAAATCTTGTGAGTGATTGCTTAATGGGTTTTGCTATACAGTCAGTTAATTAAAAGGGCTCAAAGTAACTCTCCAAAAACAGTAAATCAATTTGCTGCACTCTTTTCTTAGTTGGTTACAGCAACATTGTCTTGTTTTCCAATTCATTTATTCCATTTCCTTTTATAGATGACAGAAAAATATGGAAAGTTAACTGTCTGCAGTCATTCCATTTGATCAGATGGTTCATTTCTCCAGCTATTGGTTCATAGTCAAAGTTCTGCTGACCTTCACAGGCTGATTCATTCTTAAGTGTGAGATGCACAAGTGAGGAAAACAATTTAAACTGGACAAAGTATAAAGTTACAACTTGTTAGATCAGCAATCTGCCTTTTCCACGGGACAGCATAAAGCTACTTCTAGGACTatgctgccaaaaaaaaagagagactaAGTATTAATTGAACAGATGTTTTCCACTCAACTGTGTTTTAAGTGTCTGTGCTGAAGCCTCGTGAGATGTGAGAGCTGCACGTCCAATGTGATCACTACTCAGAGCAACAGAGGTTTAAGTGTGAAAAGAATTCAGCTGTAAAATATGTTAGTGCTTTGAAGGGAATATTTATTTAGCACTGCATTCACTTTGAATAAAGAAGTCAGTTGCTTACCAAGGCTGACAGACCCCAGAAATAATCCTATTTCAGCCCTGAAGTGTCACTTATTGGCTCCTACTGGAGAAACAGTGTTTGATCAACTCCTTATATACAGAGAGTGTGAGAGCAGCCAAAATATTCTGTATCATTACACATCTCTCAGTTCCAATTTACAGTGAGATTTGCTGGAAACTTGCACACAAGACTGGCTGGGGAGGGT
Proteins encoded in this window:
- the LPAR4 gene encoding lysophosphatidic acid receptor 4, with amino-acid sequence MGNHSNNHTCLTDDSFKYNLYGAVYSVVFILGLITNCASLFVFCFRMRMRSETAIFMTNLAVSDLLFVFTLPFKIFYNFNRHWPFGDSLCKISGTAFLTNIYGSMLFLTCISVDRFLAIVYPFRSRTIRTRRNSAIVCAGVWILVLSGGISASLFSTTNVSNTSTTCFEGFSKRIWKTYLSKITIFIEVVGFIIPLLLNLTCSSLVLRTLRKPATLSQIGTNKEKVLKMIVVHVAIFVVCFVPYNSILFLYALVRSQAIANCSLERFARTMYPITLCIATLNCCFDPFIYYFTSESFQKSFNIKTQIKMDSLFKTETPLTKTALPAPQDELSDQAITNGGDPTSESHF